Proteins encoded together in one Desulfovibrio sp. UCD-KL4C window:
- a CDS encoding transporter suffix domain-containing protein, protein MNKDWKYYLGIILIGYSFLPFVVFAIIPFLDVDIAKSGTFAVIFLATGELAFIGAAALLGKEFMLLMKNRFMNFFKKKPSSKHISRTRHRIGVVLIVASLLPYYYVLLSEIFFLPLDHGVLTWSLILSELLFITSILTLGSQFWDKLAHLFDWPGPE, encoded by the coding sequence ATGAATAAAGACTGGAAATACTATCTTGGAATAATCCTTATCGGTTACAGTTTTTTGCCGTTTGTGGTCTTTGCAATTATCCCTTTTCTTGATGTAGACATCGCCAAATCGGGAACTTTTGCCGTAATATTTCTAGCAACAGGAGAACTGGCTTTCATCGGTGCTGCGGCCCTTTTAGGAAAAGAGTTCATGTTGCTTATGAAAAATCGCTTTATGAATTTTTTCAAAAAAAAGCCAAGCTCAAAACACATCAGCAGAACCAGACACCGCATAGGAGTAGTACTGATAGTAGCAAGCCTGCTACCATATTACTATGTTCTATTAAGCGAAATATTCTTCCTGCCTCTGGACCACGGAGTTCTTACATGGTCACTAATACTAAGCGAACTTCTCTTCATCACCTCAATACTGACTCTAGGCAGTCAGTTCTGGGACAAACTTGCACATCTGTTCGATTGGCCCGGCCCAGAATAA
- a CDS encoding YhcH/YjgK/YiaL family protein, producing MIIDSLEQSSFYNFGPAWQKTFKFLNDIDLSLELGKHVIDGTNVFALVSEYETKPHAEGRFETHRKYVDIQFLLSGREKLGWAALKDLVPEVLYDPERDVGFLKSLPEIPTLSTLKPGMFIAYFPEDGHMPGLTCAVNPEPVKKVVVKIAVDSLYQEKL from the coding sequence ATGATTATAGATAGTCTGGAACAATCTTCTTTCTACAACTTCGGACCGGCTTGGCAAAAAACGTTTAAATTTTTAAATGATATCGATTTATCTCTCGAACTTGGAAAACATGTTATCGATGGAACGAATGTCTTTGCTCTTGTCAGCGAATATGAAACGAAACCTCATGCTGAAGGCCGCTTTGAAACTCACCGGAAATATGTAGATATTCAATTTCTGCTTTCCGGAAGGGAAAAACTTGGCTGGGCCGCTCTAAAAGATCTGGTTCCTGAAGTCTTATACGATCCAGAACGAGATGTAGGATTTTTAAAATCTCTTCCCGAAATTCCAACCCTTTCTACGCTTAAACCAGGAATGTTTATCGCCTATTTCCCAGAAGACGGACATATGCCCGGACTGACTTGCGCAGTTAATCCTGAACCGGTGAAAAAAGTTGTTGTTAAAATTGCAGTAGACTCACTCTACCAAGAGAAACTATAG
- a CDS encoding GlxA family transcriptional regulator codes for MNKNITFIIYTDFASLDLTGPLEVFSAASQIYEQKTGFPAYEFSFAATEKGLIKTSSGLMLMAETLPTDCCPHTFIVPGGTIAEKSTTNLNLIKAVSAIAKKAQRVVSVCTGAFLLAECGLLDGKRATTHWLSSTQLAKRYPKITVEPDSIYIRDGKIATSAGVTAGIDLALDLVEEDLGPEIAMEVARLLVLYRRRTGNQSQFSAPLKMQSTAGSRFADLHSWVEGHLSEDLSVGKLAEQMKMSQRNFARVFHAETGINPGKYVEKMRLDKAREMLESGQKYLQTVALSSGFSSEEHMRRTFQRQLGITPGQYINHFSNQKL; via the coding sequence ATGAACAAAAATATAACTTTTATTATTTATACTGACTTCGCTTCACTGGACCTGACAGGCCCTCTCGAAGTTTTCAGCGCAGCTTCACAGATTTACGAGCAGAAAACAGGTTTTCCGGCGTATGAATTCTCGTTTGCAGCAACAGAAAAAGGACTAATTAAAACATCCTCAGGACTTATGCTGATGGCAGAAACTCTCCCAACTGATTGCTGCCCTCACACTTTTATTGTTCCCGGAGGAACAATTGCCGAAAAGTCCACAACCAATTTAAACCTTATTAAAGCGGTCTCAGCTATAGCAAAAAAAGCGCAACGAGTTGTATCTGTCTGTACAGGAGCCTTCCTGCTTGCTGAATGCGGCCTGCTCGACGGAAAAAGAGCAACAACTCATTGGCTATCATCAACTCAACTTGCAAAGCGTTACCCAAAGATAACAGTTGAACCAGACTCTATATACATAAGAGACGGGAAAATTGCGACAAGTGCCGGTGTTACTGCCGGAATAGATTTAGCACTTGACCTTGTTGAAGAAGACCTCGGGCCTGAGATAGCCATGGAAGTAGCAAGACTTCTGGTCCTCTACCGTAGGAGGACCGGAAATCAGAGTCAATTCAGTGCGCCTTTAAAAATGCAATCCACTGCTGGTTCACGTTTTGCGGATCTTCATTCATGGGTAGAAGGCCATTTAAGTGAAGATTTAAGCGTCGGCAAACTGGCTGAGCAAATGAAAATGAGCCAGCGCAATTTTGCACGTGTTTTCCATGCAGAAACAGGAATCAACCCCGGAAAGTATGTGGAAAAAATGCGTTTAGATAAGGCGCGGGAAATGCTGGAATCAGGCCAAAAATATTTACAGACAGTAGCCCTTTCTTCCGGTTTCAGCAGTGAAGAGCACATGCGCAGAACTTTTCAACGGCAACTTGGTATTACACCAGGACAATATATTAATCATTTCTCAAATCAAAAATTATAG
- a CDS encoding peroxiredoxin codes for MFRYFSAVVLASFLFAGTAFADPLHVGKNFPDITLSGNQTAAQLSYLGLSGHGPWQLKDINADFVIIEIFSMYCPHCQAEATHVNGLFEALKKSKSSKLIKLVGIGVGNSDFEVNFFRKKYQIEFPLFEDMEYKIHEQIGEPGTPHFFMVKLNKQKELKTVTSFAGRMKNPQHFLKNLQKTSNK; via the coding sequence ATGTTTCGTTATTTTTCAGCCGTAGTTTTAGCTTCTTTCCTTTTTGCAGGAACAGCCTTTGCCGATCCGTTACACGTAGGGAAGAATTTTCCCGACATAACTCTTAGCGGCAATCAGACAGCTGCGCAGTTATCTTATCTTGGACTATCCGGACACGGCCCTTGGCAGCTTAAGGATATTAATGCGGACTTTGTGATTATTGAAATATTCAGTATGTATTGTCCGCATTGTCAGGCAGAAGCTACGCATGTTAACGGCTTGTTTGAAGCCCTTAAAAAATCAAAATCAAGTAAGCTTATAAAACTTGTCGGAATAGGTGTTGGAAATTCAGATTTTGAAGTAAATTTCTTTAGAAAAAAGTATCAAATTGAATTCCCACTTTTTGAGGATATGGAGTATAAAATTCACGAACAAATCGGAGAACCGGGAACACCACATTTTTTTATGGTCAAACTTAACAAGCAAAAAGAGCTAAAAACAGTTACTTCCTTTGCCGGAAGAATGAAAAATCCACAGCATTTTTTGAAAAACCTGCAAAAGACATCTAATAAATAA
- a CDS encoding methyl-accepting chemotaxis protein, producing the protein MLKNIKLGVKLGLAFGLILTLLVIVISVDRYAAKSMLTGFMKHLEVDIAIGAHAGRIDSFMLQGRRNEKDFMLRLDKKYLARHADNIAKLTDQANSIVRLSDQSGNYEIKNLASNIIGFASVYENSFQKLVEAQERKGLDHKSGLQGRFRGAAHELQNFFAERTVDELYLSLLQIRRYEKDYIATKSLKYKNKLLSVIAIYEQQISDSKCLNSVKVEMQKGLKKYLGALNSLFSTQNSIYIERMRSAAHVMERSLDSIYIPDGTALILSIRKDEKDYMLRGNKKYTGNVAAGLARLSKALDSSEISEADKNKLKNYIATYNEAFKALVAEDLRITELISSMRTAVHKIEPAVASIMQKSNEISNRTAKATAERADMLGVISGSIGLLAIVVGILFAWGIVKLITVPILKAVAFAQEIKRGNLTSTVDIYQKDEIGVLADALRSMGKKLDSIVSDIIGASQNVTSGSDELSSSSNVMAEGSTEQAASIEEVAASMEEMGANIIKTAANAKETEGIAVESSKDGEDSGVAVAQTVEAMKEIAEKISIIEDIARQTNLLALNAAIEAARAGEHGKGFAVVAAEVRKLAERSGQSAAEISELSSSSVATAEEAGLMLKKLVPNIKKTAELIQEISAASEEQSSGTQQISKAIAQLDIVVQQNASVSEEMAATSEELASQAQQMQDLMSFFSTDSARRYSPSTLSLPQKNSPPEELRAAYEQDAEDSGFEQF; encoded by the coding sequence ATGCTAAAGAATATTAAACTTGGAGTAAAACTAGGGCTTGCTTTTGGTCTAATATTAACACTTTTGGTGATAGTCATCTCTGTTGATAGATATGCAGCAAAATCAATGTTAACTGGATTTATGAAACATTTGGAAGTTGATATTGCAATTGGTGCTCATGCTGGGCGTATTGATTCTTTTATGTTGCAAGGGCGTAGAAATGAAAAAGATTTCATGCTCAGGCTTGATAAAAAATATTTGGCAAGACATGCCGACAATATAGCAAAGTTGACTGATCAGGCTAATTCTATTGTTCGTTTATCCGACCAAAGTGGAAATTACGAAATTAAAAATTTAGCTAGCAATATAATTGGTTTTGCATCCGTTTATGAAAATTCATTTCAAAAGCTGGTTGAGGCTCAGGAAAGAAAAGGACTCGATCATAAGTCTGGATTACAGGGGCGTTTCAGGGGCGCTGCTCATGAATTACAGAATTTTTTTGCAGAAAGAACTGTTGATGAATTATACCTATCTCTTTTACAGATTCGCCGATATGAAAAGGATTATATTGCTACAAAGTCTTTAAAATATAAGAATAAACTGTTGAGCGTTATAGCTATTTATGAGCAGCAGATCAGTGACAGTAAGTGTTTGAATTCTGTTAAGGTTGAAATGCAAAAAGGGTTGAAAAAATATTTGGGCGCATTGAATAGTCTCTTTAGTACGCAGAATAGTATTTATATTGAACGTATGCGCTCAGCTGCTCATGTGATGGAACGGAGTCTTGACAGTATATACATTCCAGATGGAACAGCTCTTATACTTTCGATTCGTAAAGATGAAAAAGATTACATGCTGAGAGGAAATAAAAAGTACACTGGAAATGTTGCTGCCGGATTAGCACGCCTTAGTAAAGCTCTGGATAGTTCTGAAATATCAGAAGCTGATAAAAATAAATTAAAAAATTATATTGCAACATATAATGAAGCTTTTAAAGCTCTTGTCGCAGAAGATCTGAGAATTACAGAGTTAATATCTTCGATGCGTACCGCCGTGCATAAAATTGAACCTGCTGTCGCAAGTATTATGCAGAAGTCAAATGAAATTTCAAATAGAACAGCGAAAGCTACTGCTGAAAGAGCTGATATGCTGGGAGTTATAAGTGGTAGTATCGGTCTTTTGGCTATTGTTGTCGGGATCTTGTTTGCATGGGGTATCGTAAAATTAATTACTGTTCCTATTCTTAAGGCAGTCGCTTTTGCTCAGGAAATTAAAAGAGGCAATCTCACTTCCACGGTCGATATTTATCAGAAGGATGAAATCGGGGTGCTTGCCGATGCCCTTAGGTCGATGGGTAAAAAGTTAGATAGCATTGTTTCGGACATTATCGGAGCATCGCAAAATGTTACGTCAGGAAGTGACGAATTATCTTCTTCCTCAAATGTGATGGCAGAAGGCTCAACAGAGCAGGCTGCTTCAATTGAAGAAGTAGCCGCATCCATGGAAGAGATGGGAGCGAATATTATAAAAACCGCTGCAAATGCAAAAGAAACTGAAGGAATCGCTGTAGAATCATCTAAGGATGGAGAAGATAGTGGTGTAGCTGTAGCTCAAACTGTTGAAGCAATGAAAGAAATTGCTGAAAAAATATCCATCATTGAGGATATTGCACGTCAGACGAATCTACTTGCCCTTAATGCCGCTATCGAGGCAGCCAGAGCCGGAGAGCATGGAAAAGGTTTTGCAGTAGTTGCTGCAGAGGTAAGAAAGCTTGCAGAGCGTAGCGGGCAGTCCGCAGCTGAAATAAGTGAGTTGTCTAGCTCTTCTGTTGCTACCGCTGAGGAAGCAGGGCTTATGCTGAAAAAGCTTGTACCCAATATTAAGAAGACAGCTGAACTTATTCAGGAAATATCAGCGGCTTCTGAAGAGCAGAGCTCAGGTACTCAGCAGATTTCAAAAGCTATTGCACAACTGGATATAGTTGTGCAGCAGAATGCATCTGTCTCTGAGGAAATGGCGGCAACTTCTGAAGAGTTGGCAAGTCAGGCACAGCAGATGCAAGATTTGATGAGTTTTTTCAGTACGGACTCTGCACGCAGGTATTCCCCTTCTACGTTGTCTTTACCGCAAAAAAACTCTCCCCCTGAGGAACTTCGCGCTGCATATGAGCAGGATGCTGAAGATTCAGGTTTTGAACAATTTTGA
- a CDS encoding SulP family inorganic anion transporter: protein MAASNTIVSSSKGSVQSDIFSGLTVALALVPEAVAFSFVAGVSPIIGLYGAFMMCIITSILGGRPGMISGATGAMAVVMVNLVLEGNALGGAGSHAGIQYLFFTLLLVGIFQSLAGIFRLGKFIRMVPRSVMMGFVNGLAIVIFMSQLKMFQADGKWIQGEPLWVMLGLVGLTMGILFIVPKIYKKAPGALIAIIAVSLLVIFAKIDTATVLSFIKVSGGTGIKAGLPSFAIPQIPLTWETVTFVTPYALILAAIGLIESLMTLTLIDELTDTHGSGNRECIAQGIANFTNGLFGGMGGCAMIGQSIINITSGGRGRLSGMTAAVALLFFILFTSTYIEMVPIAALVGVMFIVVIKTFAWSSFNIINKVPKWDVAVIVLVTFLTVKYDLAIAVICGVIISAMIFAWENALRIRARKIVDEHGIKHYQIYGPLFFGSTTLFLSKFDVKNDPDVVIIDFQESRIMDQSAIEMVNKITEMYQRAGKTIHLWHLSKDCVRLIKKAEKICVVNVLSDPDYFVSIDNYDEFKGELKA from the coding sequence ATGGCAGCAAGTAATACTATAGTTTCGAGTTCAAAGGGCAGTGTTCAAAGTGATATTTTTTCAGGTCTTACCGTCGCGCTGGCATTAGTGCCGGAAGCGGTCGCATTTTCTTTTGTCGCCGGAGTTTCACCTATTATCGGTTTGTATGGTGCATTTATGATGTGCATCATTACTTCCATTCTTGGCGGTCGCCCGGGGATGATATCTGGGGCTACAGGAGCTATGGCCGTTGTTATGGTCAATCTGGTTTTAGAAGGAAATGCTCTTGGTGGAGCTGGATCACATGCCGGAATTCAGTACTTGTTTTTTACTTTGCTTTTGGTCGGAATATTCCAAAGTCTGGCTGGGATTTTCCGTTTAGGAAAGTTCATAAGAATGGTTCCTCGCTCAGTTATGATGGGATTTGTTAACGGATTGGCAATTGTAATTTTCATGTCTCAGTTAAAAATGTTTCAGGCAGACGGTAAATGGATTCAGGGAGAACCTCTTTGGGTAATGTTAGGTCTGGTTGGCCTAACAATGGGGATTTTGTTTATAGTCCCCAAAATATACAAGAAAGCTCCGGGCGCACTCATAGCGATTATTGCGGTTTCTCTTTTAGTTATTTTTGCAAAGATTGATACAGCGACAGTTCTTTCTTTCATCAAGGTCAGTGGCGGTACGGGGATAAAAGCAGGGCTTCCTTCGTTTGCTATTCCTCAGATTCCCTTAACTTGGGAAACTGTGACCTTTGTTACTCCTTACGCTCTGATCCTTGCAGCTATCGGGTTGATTGAGTCTTTGATGACATTAACCCTGATTGACGAATTGACTGATACTCATGGAAGCGGAAATCGTGAATGTATTGCTCAAGGAATTGCAAATTTTACAAACGGTTTGTTCGGTGGAATGGGTGGTTGTGCAATGATCGGGCAGAGTATTATAAATATTACTTCCGGCGGTCGCGGTCGCTTGTCCGGTATGACTGCTGCTGTTGCTTTGTTATTTTTTATTCTATTTACTTCTACTTACATAGAGATGGTTCCCATTGCAGCTTTGGTTGGCGTTATGTTTATAGTCGTGATCAAGACTTTTGCATGGAGTTCATTCAACATAATCAATAAAGTCCCTAAGTGGGATGTTGCCGTTATCGTTTTAGTAACATTTCTAACGGTTAAATATGATCTGGCTATTGCTGTTATCTGTGGCGTTATTATTTCCGCTATGATTTTTGCGTGGGAAAATGCGCTGAGGATTCGTGCTCGTAAAATTGTTGATGAGCACGGAATCAAGCATTATCAGATTTATGGTCCGCTGTTCTTTGGTTCAACAACGCTATTTTTGAGTAAATTTGATGTTAAGAACGATCCTGATGTTGTTATTATCGATTTTCAGGAATCGCGAATCATGGATCAATCTGCCATTGAAATGGTTAATAAGATAACTGAAATGTATCAACGTGCAGGCAAAACTATTCATTTATGGCATCTTAGTAAAGATTGTGTGCGTTTAATTAAAAAAGCTGAGAAAATATGTGTTGTTAACGTACTTTCTGATCCTGATTATTTTGTAAGTATCGATAACTATGATGAATTTAAGGGTGAGCTTAAGGCTTAA
- a CDS encoding peroxiredoxin has protein sequence MTKYLGLCSSIALLLICLCAVPSFAEIPEGLIYQPGKLKPVDSTLKVAVGENAPDFYLPSITGKKVQLSSFRDKKNVVLSFVPAAFTPVCSDQWPGYNIAKDLFEQNDAILIGITADNTPCQFAWTHQMNKKGVWFPVLSDFWPHGRVAKLYGILRTDGVTERAIFIIDKKGVIRYIDIHDINTHPELGKIIRTLKEINK, from the coding sequence ATGACTAAATATTTAGGTCTTTGCAGTTCAATTGCCCTACTTTTAATATGCTTATGTGCAGTGCCTTCATTTGCAGAGATACCTGAAGGACTCATTTACCAACCAGGCAAACTGAAACCAGTAGACAGTACTTTAAAGGTTGCTGTCGGGGAAAATGCTCCAGATTTTTATCTTCCTTCTATTACTGGCAAAAAGGTACAACTCTCTTCCTTTCGCGATAAAAAAAATGTCGTACTTTCATTTGTTCCTGCTGCCTTTACTCCAGTATGTTCAGATCAATGGCCCGGATATAATATTGCTAAAGATCTTTTTGAACAAAATGATGCAATCCTCATAGGAATCACTGCTGACAACACACCGTGCCAGTTTGCATGGACACATCAGATGAACAAGAAAGGAGTCTGGTTTCCTGTTCTTTCGGATTTCTGGCCACATGGCAGAGTTGCTAAGCTATACGGGATTCTTAGAACAGACGGAGTGACTGAACGGGCAATATTCATAATAGATAAGAAGGGGGTCATTCGATACATTGACATTCACGACATTAACACCCATCCAGAACTGGGCAAAATTATCCGCACTCTTAAAGAAATTAATAAATAG
- a CDS encoding PAS domain S-box protein, translated as MEFSSANFQDILNKNDLCKGLFDSSPEAIVITAPDGNVAASNLKAKELLGYFDGASFPQNILEVYYNPADRYHVLSKLSEDGIVSGLELNLRHKDNSIINSRINVSIISINKQPLFITTFTDITKLRASEEALRKSEEKFSNIFEASPDAILLLGEDSHLVDCNHKAIEMFRCSKDELLKKTFLDFSSPYQPNGQSSKDFLLSNISLVLSGTQLYFPWKQLLKDGTLLDCEVSFRPIKIGNETLVLCIICDYTERFRIQEKIKLDEIRFEALYHLSKMCDKPASEILEFVLEAGVRITESDIGYIYFVNEDETELTLHAWSRNVMPQCGVEKYPAVYQVENTGLWGEAIRLRRPIITNDYPNCPEKRGVPKGHVAMTRHMNLPLFDDNRIVLVAGVGNKSTDYTQEDVNQLTLLMEGMWQILRRKKADEELLRSHENLESKVLKRTEELTAAYENLKLNNEQIKREVEQRRIVEKKLQENANRLDLATRAGGIGVWERNLVSKKTIWDARMREIYNIELSQKEVSDDLWQSRVHPDDLLEAEREIQSAIESSGHFDGEFRVVWPTGETRYIKASGLVSYDESGKPQSMSGINIDITESKRMEDGLRRYEQIISTTPDLFSLVNSDCKYVMVNDAYLKCFGRTRDSFLGSHIGDVLGWENFKSKSEPMVKAAFEGRTVGYKDWVEIPETGRMFMSVTYQPIDSLTGSERFVAINGHDLTALKIAEEDRQHLFQVSIDMLCVIDFDDHFIELNPAWSKTLGWSIEELKKKNVLDFVHPDDKAKTIEIRDKLYLGEPLHHFEHRFQCKDGSWKWISWNSTADLDRKQIIAVARDVTMQKNMVDELKRLANTDSLTGANNRRSFIAKARLEFERFRRYGGSTCIVMMDIDDFKNINDTYGHDVGDIVLKELVCCCRATLRTADIFGRVGGEEFAAVLVHGDLESAKLIAERLRNKLKKMEIEINGKVIQFTVSIGLACLSEKDSQEDTEFSMEGLLKKADRCLYRAKQQGKDRVVWQL; from the coding sequence GTGGAATTTTCTTCTGCGAATTTTCAAGATATTCTTAATAAGAATGATCTCTGCAAGGGCTTATTTGATTCTTCACCTGAAGCCATCGTTATAACTGCTCCAGATGGTAATGTAGCTGCTTCCAATCTTAAGGCTAAAGAGTTGTTAGGATATTTTGACGGAGCCTCATTTCCTCAAAATATTTTAGAAGTATATTATAATCCTGCGGATCGTTACCATGTTTTATCTAAGCTTTCTGAAGATGGAATAGTGTCAGGTCTTGAGTTAAATTTACGGCATAAAGATAATAGCATTATAAATTCTCGTATAAATGTCTCAATTATTTCTATAAATAAGCAACCTCTTTTTATTACAACTTTCACTGATATTACAAAGCTTAGAGCTTCCGAAGAGGCTTTAAGAAAAAGTGAAGAGAAGTTTAGCAATATTTTTGAAGCTTCACCTGATGCAATTTTGCTTTTGGGTGAGGACAGCCATTTGGTTGATTGCAACCACAAAGCGATTGAAATGTTTCGTTGTTCAAAAGATGAGCTTCTTAAAAAAACTTTTTTAGATTTTTCTTCTCCGTATCAGCCTAATGGACAGAGTTCCAAAGACTTTCTTTTATCAAACATTTCGTTAGTCCTTTCTGGAACACAATTATATTTTCCGTGGAAACAGTTGTTAAAAGATGGGACTTTACTTGATTGTGAAGTGTCATTCAGGCCGATTAAGATCGGGAATGAAACTTTGGTTTTGTGCATAATCTGTGATTATACTGAACGATTTCGCATTCAGGAAAAAATTAAGCTGGATGAAATTCGTTTTGAAGCACTGTATCACTTGTCAAAAATGTGTGACAAGCCTGCATCTGAAATTCTTGAATTTGTTCTTGAAGCTGGTGTACGCATTACTGAGAGTGATATTGGATATATTTATTTTGTAAATGAAGATGAAACAGAACTAACTCTCCACGCATGGTCTCGCAATGTGATGCCTCAATGCGGAGTTGAAAAATACCCTGCTGTATATCAAGTTGAGAACACAGGACTATGGGGTGAAGCAATAAGACTTCGTAGGCCTATCATCACAAATGACTACCCAAACTGTCCTGAAAAGCGAGGTGTTCCCAAAGGTCATGTGGCTATGACTAGGCATATGAATCTACCGCTTTTTGATGATAATCGGATAGTTTTAGTAGCCGGAGTCGGTAATAAGTCTACAGATTATACACAAGAAGATGTGAACCAGTTAACCTTGCTAATGGAAGGCATGTGGCAGATCTTAAGGAGAAAGAAAGCTGATGAGGAGCTTTTGCGTTCTCATGAAAATCTTGAAAGTAAGGTTCTTAAACGCACAGAAGAATTGACGGCAGCTTATGAGAATTTAAAACTCAATAATGAGCAGATTAAGCGTGAAGTTGAGCAACGCAGGATAGTTGAAAAAAAGTTGCAGGAAAATGCTAACCGTCTAGACCTTGCCACGCGTGCGGGAGGCATTGGCGTATGGGAAAGGAATCTTGTCAGCAAAAAAACAATCTGGGATGCCAGAATGAGGGAAATATATAACATTGAACTAAGTCAAAAGGAGGTCTCGGACGATTTATGGCAAAGTCGTGTGCATCCAGATGATCTATTGGAAGCTGAACGTGAGATTCAATCGGCTATAGAAAGCTCTGGTCATTTTGATGGTGAATTTCGTGTTGTGTGGCCTACTGGAGAGACTCGCTATATCAAAGCCAGTGGACTTGTCAGCTACGATGAATCTGGAAAACCTCAGTCCATGTCAGGAATAAATATAGATATTACTGAAAGTAAGCGTATGGAAGATGGGCTACGCCGTTATGAGCAGATAATTTCTACCACACCTGATTTGTTCTCCCTTGTGAATTCTGATTGTAAATATGTTATGGTTAATGATGCCTATCTAAAATGTTTTGGTCGAACCAGAGATTCATTTCTTGGAAGTCATATAGGAGATGTTCTCGGGTGGGAAAATTTTAAAAGTAAGTCAGAACCTATGGTTAAGGCTGCTTTCGAAGGTAGAACCGTTGGGTATAAAGATTGGGTAGAAATTCCTGAGACTGGGCGTATGTTTATGAGTGTTACCTACCAACCAATTGATTCACTAACTGGGAGTGAAAGGTTTGTAGCTATTAATGGGCATGATCTTACTGCATTAAAGATTGCCGAAGAAGATCGTCAGCACCTATTTCAAGTGTCTATTGATATGCTTTGTGTAATTGATTTTGATGATCATTTTATAGAACTTAATCCAGCGTGGTCCAAAACTTTAGGTTGGAGTATAGAAGAGCTTAAGAAAAAAAATGTCTTAGATTTTGTCCATCCTGATGATAAAGCGAAGACCATTGAAATAAGGGATAAGTTATATTTAGGTGAGCCTTTGCATCATTTTGAACATCGATTCCAATGTAAGGATGGTTCGTGGAAATGGATTTCGTGGAATAGCACTGCTGATTTGGATCGTAAGCAGATTATTGCTGTTGCTCGCGATGTTACAATGCAGAAAAATATGGTAGATGAACTTAAGCGACTTGCTAATACTGATTCGCTTACAGGTGCTAATAATCGTAGATCTTTTATTGCAAAAGCTCGTTTGGAATTTGAAAGATTCAGAAGATATGGCGGTTCAACCTGTATAGTTATGATGGATATCGATGACTTTAAAAATATTAATGATACCTATGGGCATGATGTCGGTGACATTGTGCTTAAAGAATTAGTTTGTTGTTGTCGTGCAACATTGCGTACAGCAGATATTTTTGGACGGGTCGGAGGTGAAGAGTTTGCTGCGGTTTTGGTTCATGGTGATCTCGAATCCGCAAAATTGATTGCAGAACGATTACGTAATAAACTTAAAAAAATGGAAATAGAAATTAACGGGAAAGTAATTCAATTCACCGTAAGTATCGGGCTAGCCTGTTTGTCAGAAAAGGATTCACAAGAAGACACTGAATTTTCAATGGAAGGTCTGTTGAAAAAGGCCGACCGTTGCCTATACCGGGCGAAGCAGCAAGGTAAAGATCGCGTGGTCTGGCAGCTATAG
- a CDS encoding DJ-1/PfpI family protein, translating into MTTYGIYIYDQVAELDFVGPLQVFATSNSILDKSDKIITISNSTEPIRGIGGLQVIPDFSFENAPVLDVLLIPGTAEATEHALNNPEAVEWISKQANKVKWMTGVCTGSLIMQKAGLLKGRKATTHWLLMEYLEKDPEVTALPEMRYVRDGNVVTAQGISAGIDMALWLVGQIYTPEHARMVRKILQYDPAPPYTAEV; encoded by the coding sequence ATGACAACTTATGGAATTTATATTTATGATCAAGTTGCGGAACTGGACTTTGTCGGTCCGTTGCAAGTATTTGCGACATCCAACTCAATTCTTGATAAATCAGATAAGATAATCACAATAAGCAATTCAACGGAGCCTATTCGTGGGATAGGAGGGTTGCAGGTAATTCCAGATTTCTCATTTGAAAACGCACCTGTGCTGGATGTTCTTCTGATTCCTGGTACTGCAGAAGCCACTGAACATGCTCTTAATAATCCTGAAGCAGTCGAATGGATTTCCAAACAGGCTAATAAAGTAAAATGGATGACTGGAGTATGCACCGGATCATTAATTATGCAAAAAGCCGGACTACTCAAAGGACGTAAAGCTACAACTCATTGGCTCCTAATGGAGTATCTCGAAAAAGATCCAGAAGTTACAGCTTTACCTGAAATGCGTTACGTAAGGGATGGCAATGTAGTAACGGCGCAGGGAATTTCCGCTGGCATCGACATGGCTCTTTGGCTGGTTGGACAAATCTATACCCCCGAGCACGCCCGCATGGTTCGTAAAATCCTGCAATATGATCCAGCACCACCTTACACCGCCGAAGTTTAA